In Nicotiana tabacum cultivar K326 chromosome 11, ASM71507v2, whole genome shotgun sequence, a single window of DNA contains:
- the LOC107796806 gene encoding purine permease 3-like, with protein MEHKGLSTNMRRILLLINCLILAVGICGGPLIMRLYYVEGGSRVWFSSWLQTAGWPLTLIPLALLYFYRRKIEGSNTKFYFMTPRIFIASFVIGVVTGLDDFLYSWGGSKLPVSTSSLLLAAQLAFTAVGAFFIVKLKFTPYSINAVILLTVGAVLLGIRSNGDRPEGVTSKAYILGFMMTLLAAALYGVILPCIELIYLKAKQAISATLVLEIQMVMCLAATTFCTTGMIVNNDFQAISREAKQFNLGEIRYYTVIVWTAIIWQCFFVGIIGVIYCSSSLMSGVMIAVLLPVTEVLAVVFYREKFSGEKGLALFLSLWGFASYFYGEFRQTKKKKNKSPEIETTTMHTESV; from the exons ATGGAACATAAAGGATTAAGCACCAACATGAGGAGAATCCTCCTGCTGATTAACTGTCTTATACTCGCGGTTGGTATCTGTGGTGGCCCTCTAATAATGCGTCTATATTATGTCGAGGGAGGTTCAAGAGTATGGTTCAGCAGTTGGTTACAAACTGCTGGATGGCCACTCACTCTTATACCTCTTGCCCTCCTATACTTTTATCGTCGAAAAATCgaaggctctaataccaagttttaCTTTATGACACCCCGAATTTTCATTGCATCGTTCGTCATTGGCGTTGTAACTGGTCTTGATGATTTTCTTTATTCGTGGGGCGGGTCAAAACTCCCTGTGTCAACCTCTTCACTTCTTCTTGCTGCTCAACTTGCCTTCACGGCAGTAGGTGCTTTCTTCATAGTAAAGTTGAAGTTCACACCCTACTCCATCAATGCAGTGATTTTGTTGACAGTTGGTGCTGTTTTATTGGGTATTCGATCTAATGGTGATCGACCAGAAGGTGTGACAAGTAAAGCTTATATTCTTGGTTTTATGATGACACTTTTAGCGGCAGCTTTGTATGGAGTCATTTTGCCTTGtattgagttgatttacttgaagGCAAAACAAGCTATTAGTGCTACGTTGGTGTTGGAGATTCAGATGGTCATGTGTCTTGCTGCTACTACATTTTGCACCACAGGAATGATCGTCAATAATGATTTTCAG GCAATATCAAGGGAGGCAAAACAATTTAACCTGGGAGAAATTAGATATTATACAGTGATAGTATGGACTGCCATTATTTGGCAATGCTTCTTTGTGGGTATTATTGGAGTCATTTACTGCTCTTCTTCTTTGATGTCTGGGGTTATGATCGCAGTTTTACTTCCTGTTACTGAGGTATTAGCTGTAGttttttatagggaaaaatttTCAGGTGAAAAAGGCCttgctctttttctttctctttgggGTTTCGCCTCCTATTTCTACGGAGAATTCAGacaaacaaagaagaagaagaataaaagtcCAGAAATCGAAACGACAACAATGCATACTGAGTCTGTTTGA